TTCCCGCCCGCACTCGTGCAGCAGTTCCGCTCGGTGCAGGAGGACTACGACACGACGCTCGTCAACGCCCGGACCGCCGTGAACCGCGGTGGGTCGAGCTCCACGGTGCGCGCCAACTTCGAGACGATCGAGGACGGCCAGCTCGAGCTCGTCGCGCAGCTGTCGGAGACGTTCCAGAACCGTGACGTCGCGACCGCCGTCAACTCCTACCTCGCGCTGTCCACGCTCTCGACCGCACTGGTCGGCGAGCTCATCGACGGCATGACCCTGGTCTCGGGCAGCTACAGCCCCACGCTCGGCGGCGTCTACGGGGACACCGTCCAGCAGGTCGAGATCATGCGTGCCGACGCGGCCGCCGCCCTCTACCGCGTCTCCGGGCTCGACGCGACGATGCCGTCGAACCAGCCGAGCTCGGCGTTCATCGCGATGCGCACGCTGCTGTCCGCCGGTACCGCGGACACGGTCACCAAGGTGGACCCCGCCAAGTACGGCGCGGACATCGAGGAGCAGACCACCGCGCTGGTCGCGCTCGCCGGCCAGTCCATCGCACACGCGCAGGAGCTGGCGGCCGACGAGGCCGCGGCCGCGCGCAACCAGGCCATCCTGACGATCGCCGCGACGATCCTCGCCGCCGCGGCCTCGCTGCTGCTCGCGCTCGTCGTCGCCCGAAGCATCGTCACCCCGCTGCGACGCCTGACGTCCGCTGCGTCCGACGTGCGTGAGCGCCTGCCGCGCATCGTCGAGCAGGTGGCCACCCCCGGTGAGCAGCCGGACGTGCAGCTCGACCCCATCCCGGTCACGTCCCGTGACGAGGTCGGCCGTCTGGCCCAGGCGTTCAACTCGATGAACGCGACCACCGTCCGCGTCGCCCAGGAGCAGGCGATGCTGCGTGGCTCGATCGCGGAGATGTTCGTCAACGTCGCCCGGCGCGACCAGGTGCTGCTCAACCGCCAGCTGTCGTTCATCGACTCGCTCGAGCGGTCCGAGGAGGACCCGAACACGCTGGCGAACCTGTTCCGCCTCGACCACCTCGCCACCCGGATGCGTCGCAACGCCGAGTCCCTCCTGGTGCTCGCCGGCATCGACTCGGGACGTCGCCTGCGCGACACCATGCCGCTGTCCGACGTGATCCGTACCGCGTCCTCGGAGATCGAGCAGTACGACCGGATCGAGCTCGACCTGCAGATCGACCCGCACATGCTCGGCTTCAACGCCCTGCCCGCGGCTCACCTGCTGGCCGAGCTGCTCGAGAACGCCACGGTGTTCTCCGAGCCCGAGACGCCCGTCACGGTCACCACCGGTGTGTCCGGCCAGTTCGTCGTGGTGCGCGTGCGCGACCACGGCCTGGGCATGACCGAGGACGAGATCCGCGCGGCCAACGCGAAGATCGCGTCGTCCGCCGCGGGTGACGCGCTGGGTGCGCAGCGCCTGGGCCTGTTCGTGGTGGGCCGCATCGCCCAGAAGCTGGGCGCCGCGGTGCGCCTGGCCAAGGCCGAGGGCGGCACGGGTACGGACACCACCGTGCTGTTCCCCGCCACGCTGTTCGCGAGCACCGAGACCGACACCTACGGCGCGCCGGGCGTCGCGCAGGAGATGGCGCTCGACGCCGCTGCCGCGCCCGAGGTCGCGCCCGTGGACCTGACCGCGCTGACCGACGGCGAGACCGCCCTCGGCCTGCCGCGCCGCCGCCGTGTCGAGGGCGAGGCCGAGTCCGGCGCGATCCCCGTGACGCAGGTGGGCCTGCCCACGCGAGGCGGCGGCGAGCTGCCCACGCGTGGTGGCGACCTGCCCGCACGTCCCCGCAAGACGTTCGACGAGGACAACATCGTCCTCCCCGAGGCCCCCGCGGCGACGCTGTCGCCCGACCTGTCGACGGCCGCACCCGACTGGCGCCCCGCCGCGCTCGAGTCCACCGGTGGTGGCCTGCCCAGCCGCAGCGGCCGCACGTCCGCGTGGCAGGCGCCCGAGCCCGTCGCCGACGAGCCCGTGGCTCCCGCAGCTCCCGCCTCGCCAGCCGCGCGTGCGGGTCTGTTCTCCGGCTTCCGTGGCCGCTCGGCCGCCGAGGGCGGTGTCCCCGGCCTCGCCGCGGACGGCGACGAGAACCGGTCCGACCAGGTGCGTGCGCCGTGGATGTCGCTCGGTGCGCACGGTCAGGCGCCCGCGCCGATCGTGGTGCCCGGCCTCGCCGAGGACGAGGAGCAGTGGGCTCCGCAGCAGGACTCCGGTGCGTCCGACGAGGCCTACCAGCCGGCCGCGTTCGAGCAGGGTGCTCCGCTGGGTGGTGTCGAGCAGGCTCCGGCTGAGCCCGAGGCCTACCAGCCGGCCGCGTTCGAGCAGGGTGCTCCGCTGGGTGGTGTCGAGCAGGCTCCGGCTGAGCCCGAGGCCTACCAGCCGGCCGCGTTCGAGCAGGGTGCTCCGCTGGGTGGTGTCGAGCAGGCTCCGGCTGAGCCCGAGGCCTACCAGCCGGCCGCGTTCGAGCAGGGTGCTCCGCTGGGTGGTGTCGAGCAGGCTCCGGCCGAGCCCGAGGCCTACCAGCCCGCTGCGTTCGAGCAGGGTGCGCCGCTGGGTGGCGCACACGCGGTGGATGCGCCCGCGCAGTACGAGCCCGCGCCGTTCGAGCCCGCCTCCTACGAGCCCGCCCCGT
The Cellulomonas gilvus ATCC 13127 DNA segment above includes these coding regions:
- a CDS encoding ATP-binding protein, giving the protein MLRRLGIRAKVLAVLAVPMLVLALLGVYISATSISAWQDARGTQQVTETLEAYQPLGQAIDGEFVTSMTTTDPDAIAKAQATTDAALARVRKVTADLDLSQFPPALVQQFRSVQEDYDTTLVNARTAVNRGGSSSTVRANFETIEDGQLELVAQLSETFQNRDVATAVNSYLALSTLSTALVGELIDGMTLVSGSYSPTLGGVYGDTVQQVEIMRADAAAALYRVSGLDATMPSNQPSSAFIAMRTLLSAGTADTVTKVDPAKYGADIEEQTTALVALAGQSIAHAQELAADEAAAARNQAILTIAATILAAAASLLLALVVARSIVTPLRRLTSAASDVRERLPRIVEQVATPGEQPDVQLDPIPVTSRDEVGRLAQAFNSMNATTVRVAQEQAMLRGSIAEMFVNVARRDQVLLNRQLSFIDSLERSEEDPNTLANLFRLDHLATRMRRNAESLLVLAGIDSGRRLRDTMPLSDVIRTASSEIEQYDRIELDLQIDPHMLGFNALPAAHLLAELLENATVFSEPETPVTVTTGVSGQFVVVRVRDHGLGMTEDEIRAANAKIASSAAGDALGAQRLGLFVVGRIAQKLGAAVRLAKAEGGTGTDTTVLFPATLFASTETDTYGAPGVAQEMALDAAAAPEVAPVDLTALTDGETALGLPRRRRVEGEAESGAIPVTQVGLPTRGGGELPTRGGDLPARPRKTFDEDNIVLPEAPAATLSPDLSTAAPDWRPAALESTGGGLPSRSGRTSAWQAPEPVADEPVAPAAPASPAARAGLFSGFRGRSAAEGGVPGLAADGDENRSDQVRAPWMSLGAHGQAPAPIVVPGLAEDEEQWAPQQDSGASDEAYQPAAFEQGAPLGGVEQAPAEPEAYQPAAFEQGAPLGGVEQAPAEPEAYQPAAFEQGAPLGGVEQAPAEPEAYQPAAFEQGAPLGGVEQAPAEPEAYQPAAFEQGAPLGGAHAVDAPAQYEPAPFEPASYEPAPFEPAAFEPAVHEPAAFEPVADEPAAYDAPAFEPSGYEQHVPAEETVAAPAAAPQWFEAPAFEAPVFDQAASAAVVDEPESTAYDAPAAYEAAAYVPTYDAPAEPAAQTPASDEQAAAQSPVAPAPAPVSYTAYSGYAGWAAPTQTPDPQAPFDFERTLDEARAWHTGALPTVAEPAAPVVEQPAAVAEPAPVVEQPTDQPEPVAQAQAEPVAQDVPAWEPPAWEPPSWEAPTQLVEPIVEPVLVEEPVEAYAAPAVEPVQEQSFAVPALAEDPADAPQWAETTPAWGAPAWPSLADAEAPAESPAPVAEPQPQAYAAPTPAPEPVAPAVSAAPAPAFGGFGATGLGDMQAPAAAQPAPAAEDDRPRKKWGLFGRRKPEAETAAPAAASFAPSPAPVEPAPEPVRTSAWSAPAEPAAPAPAAAPSWSAPQWSAPEAPAPAAPEPVAAAPAAGWAPPEWAASRPAAPAPAPQAAVDVPNPMLPPSVAPRIGTLDDNVAAMLALRSDIQEQALSELSQLSAYRPAANSSGERLTKRVPTAIPQTAAEPSTEAPVQRDANELRSRLSSFQSGTSRGRQAAGPNDTPRTS